The genomic DNA AGGCAACCAAATACACACAGACCGACAGTAAAGGAGTAGAGAGACATTAGCAAACTTATCAATATCAAAGACTATTAACGTCGATACCAAAGCAAGTATCGAAAGATGATATTCCTCCAAGACTATCAACACCAAGATCGAAGGTCGTATAAATTGATGCAGTTCCTCTGAGGCCATCAGGATCATCAGGATCAACTTTCAGTTTCTTTTCTCTCATAGCTTCAAGTTCCTCCTCCACTCCCTTCATTGTTGGTCGTTCATTCCCATTCATTTTGAGGCATCTCTCTATGAGCCTTGCAATCTTTTCAAGAATTTCGTCTTTTGCTTCCTCTAAAACTAGAGGATCGAGAATCTCAATAAGTGAATTGCCCTTCAATGAACCTACGAAGTCCATAACTAGGTGCCTCACCTCattatttttttgataaggaATTGCCGTCTTCCCAGTCAAAAGCTCTGCAAGAATTACACCAAAGCTATAGACATCACTCTTGTCTGTTAATCTTCCAGTTTGATGGTACTCAGGATCTAAGTATCCATAAGTTCCTTGAACAATAGTAGTTACTGAATTCTTATCGCAAGTAACAGCCCTCGAAGCACCAAAATCCGCTAGTTTCGCAGTATTTCTTTCATCAAGTAGAATGTTAGATGATTTAACATCTCTGTGGAAAATTGTTACTGAAGCTTCAGAATGTATATAAGATAATGCTCTAGCAACTTCGTAAGCAATTCTTAAACGATCTTCAAATGATAAAGGCGAGAATTGCTCATGATTAAGAAGATGATCAGAGAGTGTTCCACCTGATATGAACTCAAATACAAGCAAAGGGACTTCAGTTTGCAAGCAACACCCCATGAACTTAACCACATTTCTATGGTTTGTTTGAGAAAGAATGAAAACCTCATTAATGAACTGTCCAAGCTCACTTTCGCTTGTTATCTTTGGCTTTTTGATGGCAACTACGCGTTGATCCGATAAAATTCCTTTATATACTTTTCCATGACCTCCACCACCAACAACTCGAGTCTTATCAAAATTATTGGTAGCTTTTTCCAATTCATCTAGCTCATAGATCTTCATCCTTTCAGTAACAATTTCATCGGTAGACGATTGTTCCATTTTTAACAAATCTAAATTTCTACGGTAGAATTTCCTCTTTCTGTTTTGAAGATTTCTTTTTTTCAGAATTCTCAACAACACCAAAACAGTAAAAAGAATAAGCACACACCCTCCAACACTTGCACTTATAATCAAAAAGATGTTTCCTGCAATGCAGACATAACAAAAGTTTCAGACATACTTTAAATTCAACATTATATTCACTAACTCTGAGCCACAATCATAAATGAATACTTGAATCTGGCCTATATTGTCCTAATGATCTCAACATATTTAACCAATCTGTTTGGCCAGGTTCATGAGCTTTGAATTTTAGATCGTCAAGGTTAAGTTTTTGATCCAACCTGTGATGTTTTCATAAACAGCAttattctttttctctttctctACTGTTTAGTCATATTTAAACAACACTTGGTCACATAatcaaaatgaaaagaaaaaaaaaaagcaatcaaaaggaaaggaatgtttaattctattttaattttatataaaaaaattgaattaattaaaggaAGAGAAAAACTTACTTGCCGGAGTGACTTCTACACCACATCCGATTGGATCAAAAGGATCCCCTCCCATGCCTGGCGGGCAAAAGCATGGCCCGCCCTTAGGACACACTCCGTAACAGTCGGGTCTAGCGCATTTACTAActgtaataaaataaaaagtatcatgtaaaaataaatattttaaattagcaTTTGAatataaaaaactaattaaaatgaaataaaatgataaagGGCGACCGAGCATATCCTTTCACGTGATTAAATTATGAAGGAAGGGGAATTCATTTGAGTTGTCTTTTACTGTAATTTGATCTTTGTCGTCGTTCGCAAGCGAACAGTCAAAGATCAAATTAGTCGCAGTCGGATCATACAGCTAGCTAGCTCTAGTCCCTTCatttttattttgaatattttaattttctaaatatttaatttgtacCAGAACATCCGTCTTTCTTGTAGGGATTGCCTTTGTAATATTCACTGCAGCTGCAGGTGTATCCTTTGAAGGAGGAATAGGGTTCGTAACACTCGCTGTTCTGACTCCGGCACGCATAGGCGGTGGGATTGAGCTTAGCTTCATGGCACGACGCGTTGGTAATGGTCCAGTCGACGGAGACCGGAACCTGTCCTTGGAACAGCTCAAATAAGTCACGCCCGCTAAGGTCCGACGACGAATTGAAAAAGGACCGAGACACAAGGGTCGAGAAGAGGAACGACGAATTTTGTGACGACAAGCCGCCGCTAAATCCGGCGAAGTCAAGGATCAAGTAGGAAGTTAGTTGCTGCATTTCCCGGGGAATGTTGGTGATCTGGCAGCAGCCGTCGGCGCCGGAGCAAGTACCGTTAAGGTGGATGTAGTTGACGTCGTTGCAGAGAGCGGCGCAGGAATGCCGTTCGTATCCAGTGTCGGAAATTTTGCCGGGGATGGATGTGTTGAAGAAGGCGATGACGTTGCAGCCGAAGGCGGCGAAGATGTTGCGGCTCTCGGGGAAGCGGAAGGGCGAGCCGGTGAGGTTCATCGCCGTTGAGATGTGGACTCCGGTAGTGGAGTTGTTGTTGTTTTGTGGGTCGACGAGTGAGATTTTCTGGAGTATGTGGGCATGAGACTTGTCGGGATTGATGTTGAGGATTTGGATGCCGCCGGAGTAGAGTTTGGAGTTGTTGCAGACGACGTGGAAGCCGGGAAGGAAGCAGTCCGACTCGATGCCAAAGGGGAAGGGGATGTCGACGTTGCCGCAAAGCCTGGTGCATGAGTTGATCGACGAATCTGCTCTACTAATTGCTAAGAGCAAAAGCAACAGAAGACACATGCAAATTACAGACTTCTTCATCATCGTCGTCGTCATCAATCTCCCACTCTCTTCTCTAATTTTCCTGGTAGCTAGCAATTAAGCTCGACGTGAGCTCGATCACTAAATGCaaatagaaataaataaataaataaatagaaaaaccaAGTTTTTTCAAAGAAGAGGATATTTTGGCGTTTGCAGAAAAATCGAACACTAAAATAGGCCTTTTTTTGGGGGGGaaataataaataaatctttCATTTCCATAGTCTCCATCATTGACATTTGACACGAGCAATTGGATGACTCGTCAAAACGAACCGAGTGACTTTAGGTGGTTGGCAGTGGAAGGAAGAGGACATGCAAATTGAAGTCCATTGAACAGACGATTTGACTTAGTAAAGAGAAAGGTGCCACATGCATTTAAAGTTCGGCTTATATTTTAATACGATAGCTAAATTTTGGAAATGTCTTCTCGGTCGCCATCCCTGTGACTTGGTGGTTGCGCCGTCGAGACCGGCGTTCGTTGCATCAAAGTGGACTACATACGCGTCTCTTGTCTGATACAAACATGAAAGATATAAAAAAGATGAATTATAAAACACGTCTACCATTAATTCATCTTGATTTTTCAAAAAACGAAATCAAAATGGAATTGAATCTCTTTGATCGGATTCACCAGTTAAATCTCGGCATAAATGGGTAAGATATGATGAAAAAAAGAATAATCAATGCAAACAAATTAAAGAAGGATCAATGCTATAGTAGAACATCTTACAAATAATA from Zingiber officinale cultivar Zhangliang chromosome 4A, Zo_v1.1, whole genome shotgun sequence includes the following:
- the LOC121971147 gene encoding putative wall-associated receptor kinase-like 16: MTTTMMKKSVICMCLLLLLLLAISRADSSINSCTRLCGNVDIPFPFGIESDCFLPGFHVVCNNSKLYSGGIQILNINPDKSHAHILQKISLVDPQNNNNSTTGVHISTAMNLTGSPFRFPESRNIFAAFGCNVIAFFNTSIPGKISDTGYERHSCAALCNDVNYIHLNGTCSGADGCCQITNIPREMQQLTSYLILDFAGFSGGLSSQNSSFLFSTLVSRSFFNSSSDLSGRDLFELFQGQVPVSVDWTITNASCHEAKLNPTAYACRSQNSECYEPYSSFKGYTCSCSEYYKGNPYKKDGCSVSKCARPDCYGVCPKGGPCFCPPGMGGDPFDPIGCGVEVTPARNIFLIISASVGGCVLILFTVLVLLRILKKRNLQNRKRKFYRRNLDLLKMEQSSTDEIVTERMKIYELDELEKATNNFDKTRVVGGGGHGKVYKGILSDQRVVAIKKPKITSESELGQFINEVFILSQTNHRNVVKFMGCCLQTEVPLLVFEFISGGTLSDHLLNHEQFSPLSFEDRLRIAYEVARALSYIHSEASVTIFHRDVKSSNILLDERNTAKLADFGASRAVTCDKNSVTTIVQGTYGYLDPEYHQTGRLTDKSDVYSFGVILAELLTGKTAIPYQKNNEVRHLVMDFVGSLKGNSLIEILDPLVLEEAKDEILEKIARLIERCLKMNGNERPTMKGVEEELEAMREKKLKVDPDDPDGLRGTASIYTTFDLGVDSLGGISSFDTCFGIDVNSL